The Gimibacter soli genome includes a region encoding these proteins:
- a CDS encoding quinone-dependent dihydroorotate dehydrogenase, which yields MDLFSIARPFLHAMDPERAHNLTILGLRTGLLPEATDADDPVLKTSVFGIDFPNPVGLAAGFDKNAEVIEPMLGQGFGFVEAGSVTPKPQAGNAKPRLFRLTEDRAVINRFGFNNKGLGAFCARLEARRGRSGVVGANVGANKDATDRTADYVTGVEALYGLADYFTVNISSPNTPGLRALQSRASLEDLIGRVLAARAAKVAAGAARVPILVKIAPDLTEEDVADIAAVARASEIDGLIVSNTTIVRPESLKSAHRAEVGGLSGAPLMAPSTRMLAKVYKATEGKVPLIGVGGIASGADAYAKIRAGASLVQLYSALAYEGTRLVPQIKADLAALLKAGGFKDVASAVGADHR from the coding sequence ATGGACCTTTTCTCGATTGCCCGCCCGTTCCTGCATGCAATGGACCCCGAGCGCGCCCATAACCTGACAATCCTTGGCCTGCGCACGGGCCTTCTGCCGGAAGCCACCGATGCGGACGACCCGGTCCTGAAAACCAGCGTGTTCGGCATCGATTTCCCGAACCCCGTGGGCCTTGCCGCCGGGTTCGACAAGAATGCCGAAGTGATCGAGCCGATGCTCGGCCAAGGCTTCGGTTTTGTCGAAGCGGGTTCGGTGACACCCAAGCCACAAGCCGGCAACGCCAAGCCGCGTCTTTTCCGCCTGACGGAAGACCGCGCGGTGATCAACCGCTTCGGTTTCAACAACAAGGGATTGGGTGCCTTCTGCGCCCGGCTTGAAGCCCGTCGTGGCCGCAGCGGTGTTGTCGGTGCCAACGTCGGCGCCAACAAGGATGCCACCGACCGCACCGCCGACTATGTGACGGGCGTTGAAGCGCTTTATGGCCTTGCTGACTATTTCACCGTGAATATCTCGAGCCCCAACACACCGGGCCTGCGCGCGCTGCAGTCACGCGCGAGCCTTGAGGACCTGATCGGCCGTGTGCTTGCTGCCCGCGCAGCGAAAGTGGCGGCGGGTGCTGCCCGCGTGCCGATCCTTGTGAAAATCGCGCCTGACCTGACGGAAGAAGATGTTGCCGATATCGCCGCTGTCGCACGGGCAAGCGAGATTGACGGGCTGATCGTATCGAACACCACGATCGTGCGGCCTGAAAGCCTGAAGTCCGCGCACAGGGCCGAGGTTGGCGGCCTTTCCGGTGCGCCGCTGATGGCGCCTTCCACGCGCATGCTGGCAAAAGTCTATAAGGCGACAGAAGGCAAGGTGCCGCTTATTGGTGTTGGCGGGATTGCCTCGGGCGCTGATGCCTATGCCAAGATCCGGGCCGGCGCTTCACTTGTGCAGCTTTATTCGGCGCTTGCGTATGAAGGCACCCGGCTGGTGCCGCAGATTAAGGCTGACCTCGCGGCCCTCCTGAAGGCTGGCGGCTTCAAGGATGTCGCATCAGCTGTCGGGGCTGACCACCGCTGA
- a CDS encoding putative metalloprotease CJM1_0395 family protein → MTTSVILPTTGAPPPGLRRPEVAAPASRSTAVPETPASGDGSARAQEGSSGAPISQSRASGVAVQVIESNFSDSRPAGTSTRLPNQLSEDEQAEVARLAARDREVRAHETAHQTAGAGYAGSPNFEYVRGPDGRQYAVGGHVQIDTSTVPGDPRATIAKMEVVRAAALAPARPSGQDRSVAAAAAATIREAEGQQREQQKAAAEAAAQEQAEKKEETKAIAESAEPKSDSEAGEIGAATETDPAPDAETPATDISPSPAVVSGPSVPTSAPVTPAAPAAPIFTPAIGGGGFPAPQAVNLINLFA, encoded by the coding sequence ATGACGACGAGCGTGATCCTGCCAACAACGGGTGCGCCGCCGCCGGGCCTCAGACGCCCCGAAGTGGCCGCGCCCGCTTCCCGATCCACGGCTGTGCCGGAAACCCCGGCTTCAGGCGACGGGTCTGCTCGTGCGCAAGAGGGCAGCAGTGGCGCCCCGATCAGCCAGAGCCGCGCTAGCGGTGTGGCCGTGCAGGTGATCGAATCCAATTTCTCGGATAGCCGCCCGGCGGGCACCAGCACCCGGCTCCCGAACCAGCTTTCTGAGGACGAACAGGCCGAAGTTGCGAGGCTTGCCGCACGTGACCGCGAAGTCCGTGCCCATGAAACTGCGCACCAGACAGCCGGCGCCGGCTATGCGGGGTCTCCGAATTTCGAATATGTGCGCGGGCCGGATGGCCGTCAGTATGCCGTTGGCGGGCATGTGCAGATCGATACAAGCACGGTGCCGGGTGACCCGCGCGCCACGATCGCCAAGATGGAAGTCGTCCGTGCCGCTGCCCTTGCACCCGCGCGCCCGTCCGGTCAGGACCGGTCGGTAGCCGCCGCTGCCGCCGCCACGATCCGGGAAGCCGAAGGTCAGCAGCGCGAACAGCAAAAGGCAGCAGCCGAAGCCGCCGCGCAAGAACAGGCCGAGAAGAAGGAAGAAACCAAGGCCATTGCTGAAAGCGCAGAGCCCAAGTCCGATAGCGAAGCGGGAGAGATTGGCGCTGCAACGGAAACCGACCCCGCGCCGGACGCGGAAACCCCGGCGACGGATATATCGCCTTCGCCAGCAGTCGTTTCAGGACCGAGTGTTCCGACAAGTGCGCCCGTGACGCCTGCGGCACCTGCCGCCCCCATCTTCACCCCGGCCATTGGCGGTGGTGGTTTCCCGGCGCCTCAGGCCGTCAACCTGATCAATCTTTTCGCTTGA
- a CDS encoding sigma-70 family RNA polymerase sigma factor — translation MGTGRTQAEKDTKANAAAHAALIARIATGADRTAFAELFAWYGPRLKAFALKGGLEDSAADDLVQDVMLTVWRKAALFDPAKAAASTWIFTILRNRRIDLLRRGTLPTQEIDAAERVAADGEDPEEATSGEQLATLVKDRMASLSPEQAEVIHKAFFEDKSHSDVAAELGLPLGTVKSRIRLALAHLRGRLEKEIEVSDA, via the coding sequence ATGGGCACCGGCCGCACACAGGCGGAAAAGGATACGAAAGCGAATGCGGCGGCGCATGCAGCGCTGATCGCGCGTATCGCGACCGGTGCCGACCGCACGGCCTTTGCCGAGCTTTTCGCCTGGTACGGCCCGCGGCTCAAGGCGTTCGCGCTGAAAGGCGGGCTTGAGGATAGCGCGGCCGACGATCTGGTGCAGGATGTGATGCTGACCGTCTGGCGCAAGGCAGCGCTTTTCGACCCCGCGAAGGCAGCGGCCTCCACCTGGATCTTCACGATCCTGCGCAACCGGCGGATCGATCTTCTGCGGCGGGGAACCCTGCCAACGCAGGAGATCGATGCGGCAGAGAGGGTCGCGGCAGACGGCGAGGACCCGGAAGAAGCCACCTCGGGCGAGCAGCTTGCTACCCTTGTGAAGGACCGGATGGCAAGCCTTTCGCCCGAACAGGCGGAGGTCATCCACAAGGCCTTTTTTGAAGACAAATCCCATAGCGATGTGGCCGCAGAGCTCGGCCTGCCGCTCGGGACCGTGAAATCAAGGATACGGCTGGCGCTCGCGCATCTGCGGGGCCGGCTTGAGAAGGAAATCGAGGTAAGCGATGCCTGA
- a CDS encoding ChrR family anti-sigma-E factor has translation MPDKDMLATLVTDHMAGALPPPLMLFADSLIEINSEARRTHNSLMAAGGTLIDDMAPASLAPDLFDRLLDKLDAMPAEDEGSAVEDNGSDTDLPTALRASLPGPVAGLKWKRIGGGVREYPMVAGVRGYKISLLDIPPGQTIPMHTHRGREYTLVLRGSYTDTYGDMKTGDFICTTEADTHNPVADAATGCLCLAVLDAPLKFKGPLGWLINPFLKV, from the coding sequence ATGCCTGACAAGGACATGCTGGCCACACTCGTGACAGACCATATGGCAGGCGCCTTGCCGCCGCCCCTGATGCTGTTTGCCGACAGCCTCATTGAAATCAACAGCGAAGCCCGGCGCACCCACAACAGCCTGATGGCCGCGGGCGGCACGCTCATTGACGATATGGCCCCGGCCAGTCTGGCGCCGGACCTGTTCGACCGCCTGCTGGACAAGCTGGATGCCATGCCTGCTGAAGATGAAGGTTCAGCCGTGGAGGACAATGGCAGCGATACAGACCTCCCCACCGCCTTGCGGGCAAGCCTGCCCGGCCCGGTCGCGGGCCTCAAATGGAAGCGGATCGGCGGCGGCGTGCGGGAATATCCGATGGTGGCCGGGGTGCGCGGCTACAAGATCAGCCTGCTGGACATTCCGCCCGGGCAGACGATCCCGATGCATACCCACCGGGGGCGGGAATATACGCTCGTGCTCCGCGGGTCCTATACCGATACATACGGCGATATGAAAACCGGTGACTTCATCTGCACGACCGAGGCAGACACCCATAATCCGGTCGCTGATGCAGCAACCGGCTGCCTGTGCCTCGCCGTTCTCGATGCGCCCCTGAAGTTCAAGGGGCCGCTCGGCTGGCTGATCAATCCGTTCCTGAAAGTATAG
- a CDS encoding periplasmic heavy metal sensor, whose translation MTRNMKILFVVLGLSLALNVFALGHVIGRGLPPKHHSDRPPMGPIEFNLRAIHKLLPEEARGQLKDALRENRSMMRESYKAFREDQRTLKALLTAETFDVAAFEAALNQHDDAMRAMHGPMREALLKILPTLDQPTRAALADAFFSRPRMPKKMKFKDDRDDDMPPPPPGDEPGPGPEDGPPED comes from the coding sequence ATGACGCGTAACATGAAGATCCTGTTTGTGGTTCTCGGCCTGTCGCTGGCGCTCAATGTGTTCGCGCTTGGTCATGTGATCGGTCGTGGCCTGCCGCCCAAACACCATAGTGACCGCCCGCCCATGGGGCCGATCGAGTTCAATCTCCGGGCTATCCACAAGCTGCTACCTGAAGAAGCTCGTGGCCAGCTGAAGGACGCCCTGCGCGAAAATCGCTCCATGATGCGTGAAAGCTACAAGGCATTTCGCGAGGATCAGCGGACGCTGAAAGCGCTCCTTACCGCTGAAACCTTCGACGTTGCTGCATTTGAAGCCGCGCTGAACCAGCATGACGATGCCATGCGGGCAATGCACGGGCCGATGCGCGAGGCGCTTCTGAAGATATTGCCGACGCTTGATCAGCCCACACGTGCGGCTCTTGCCGACGCCTTTTTCAGCCGCCCGCGCATGCCGAAAAAGATGAAATTCAAGGATGACCGCGACGATGACATGCCACCCCCGCCGCCGGGCGATGAACCAGGCCCCGGTCCCGAGGATGGTCCGCCCGAAGACTGA
- a CDS encoding sigma-70 family RNA polymerase sigma factor — protein sequence MGQRPTFADASDDRLIAEVAAGSPAAYAVLVDRWAVKCRALAFRMTRDMALAEDMVQDVFVKVWTKAELFDAGKAKFGTWLYRMVVNRCLDEARRRKPDALPEDYDAPDDAMNAEDLMADASERQRIRDAVATLPERQQTAVVLTYFEELSNQEAAEVMEIHIKAFESLLVRARKSLKALMEEWSQGGQERTA from the coding sequence ATGGGGCAACGGCCCACGTTTGCGGACGCAAGCGATGATCGCCTGATCGCCGAGGTGGCGGCAGGCTCGCCGGCTGCCTATGCGGTTCTTGTGGACCGCTGGGCGGTGAAATGCCGGGCGCTTGCCTTCCGCATGACGCGCGACATGGCCCTCGCCGAGGATATGGTGCAGGACGTGTTTGTGAAGGTCTGGACAAAGGCCGAGCTCTTTGACGCGGGCAAGGCGAAGTTCGGCACCTGGCTTTACCGGATGGTGGTCAACCGTTGCCTTGACGAGGCGCGGCGCCGCAAGCCGGATGCCTTGCCCGAAGATTATGATGCGCCGGACGATGCGATGAACGCCGAAGACCTGATGGCGGATGCAAGCGAACGGCAACGGATAAGGGACGCGGTCGCGACGCTTCCCGAACGGCAGCAGACGGCGGTTGTCCTCACCTATTTCGAGGAACTGTCCAACCAGGAAGCGGCCGAAGTGATGGAGATCCATATCAAGGCTTTCGAGTCGCTCCTTGTGCGGGCGCGGAAATCGCTGAAGGCCCTGATGGAGGAATGGTCGCAGGGCGGCCAGGAAAGGACGGCATGA
- a CDS encoding UDP-glucose dehydrogenase family protein — MKIAVIGTGYVGLVSGTCFSEFGHEVICVDKDVKKIENLKKGIVPIFEPGLDTMVVRNAEAGRLDFTTDLAEAMDGAAAVFIAVGTPSRRGDGHADLSYVMAAVDEIAALIKSYTVVVTKSTVPVGTGREIKARLSAKLSTDMFDVASNPEFLREGAAIEDFMRPDRVVCGVENERAQGVLKELYRPLFLNETPVIFTSRETAEVVKYAANAFLATKISFINEMADLCERVGADVQEVAKGIGLDKRIGSKFLHAGPGYGGSCFPKDTRALVRSADDAGVDLKIVRAVVDVNEERKRAMAAKVIGGCGGSVAGKKIAVLGLTFKPNTDDMRESPSLDILPALQKAGAEIHAFDPKGMEEAKHLLPGVHFANDPYETMIGADALVIVTEWNQFRALDLGRVKDLMKSPVMIDLRNIYGRADLASHGFHYTGIGR, encoded by the coding sequence ATGAAAATTGCGGTGATCGGTACGGGTTATGTGGGCCTTGTCTCGGGTACGTGTTTTTCCGAATTCGGCCATGAGGTCATTTGCGTCGACAAGGACGTGAAGAAGATCGAGAACCTCAAGAAGGGCATCGTCCCGATTTTCGAGCCCGGCCTCGATACCATGGTAGTGCGGAACGCCGAAGCCGGCCGCCTCGATTTCACCACCGATCTTGCCGAAGCCATGGACGGTGCCGCTGCCGTCTTCATCGCTGTGGGCACGCCGAGCCGCCGCGGTGACGGCCATGCCGACCTTTCCTATGTGATGGCAGCGGTCGACGAAATCGCGGCGCTCATTAAAAGCTATACGGTTGTCGTGACCAAATCGACTGTGCCCGTGGGCACCGGCCGCGAGATCAAGGCGCGTCTGTCGGCCAAGCTGTCGACCGACATGTTCGATGTGGCAAGCAACCCCGAATTCCTGCGCGAAGGCGCCGCGATCGAAGATTTCATGCGCCCCGACCGCGTTGTTTGCGGTGTCGAGAACGAGCGTGCCCAGGGCGTGCTGAAGGAACTGTATCGTCCGCTCTTCCTGAATGAAACGCCGGTCATCTTCACCAGCCGCGAAACCGCGGAAGTGGTGAAATATGCGGCCAACGCCTTCCTCGCCACCAAGATCAGCTTCATCAACGAGATGGCCGACCTTTGCGAGCGCGTCGGCGCCGACGTGCAGGAAGTGGCCAAGGGCATCGGCCTCGACAAGCGGATCGGTTCGAAATTCCTGCATGCAGGCCCCGGCTACGGCGGCAGCTGCTTCCCGAAAGACACCCGCGCCCTTGTGCGCTCGGCCGATGACGCAGGCGTTGACCTGAAAATCGTCCGCGCTGTCGTGGATGTGAACGAAGAACGCAAGCGTGCCATGGCCGCCAAGGTGATCGGCGGTTGCGGCGGTTCGGTTGCCGGCAAGAAGATCGCCGTGCTTGGCCTGACCTTCAAGCCGAACACCGACGACATGCGCGAAAGCCCGTCGCTCGATATCCTGCCCGCCCTTCAGAAGGCCGGCGCTGAAATCCATGCGTTTGACCCCAAGGGCATGGAAGAAGCCAAGCACCTGCTGCCGGGCGTGCATTTCGCGAATGACCCCTATGAAACCATGATCGGCGCCGATGCGCTTGTGATTGTCACCGAATGGAACCAGTTCCGCGCGCTGGACCTTGGCCGCGTCAAGGACCTGATGAAGTCGCCGGTGATGATCGACCTGCGCAACATCTATGGCCGCGCTGATCTGGCGAGCCACGGCTTCCACTATACGGGCATCGGTCGTTGA